Proteins found in one Clostridia bacterium genomic segment:
- the yunB gene encoding sporulation protein YunB, whose product MLVLAFAALIAIGFAGFVFVEIRLKPTLLELAEARARVIATSALNDALSEAGAMEIKYEDLMDWKTDGQGNIVAVQPNTGEINRIAATTTTRVQDALRGIESVKISVPFGQVLGSTLLAHMGPWLTVRMIPIGVVSTTVTDQFDTAGINQLRHRIFLEIEAYVKILVPLVSSSVIVASSMPIAEAIILGDVPNFYVHAGNVGEIIPGVLNPGVVDGSSAGGSGTPSK is encoded by the coding sequence ATGCTGGTCCTCGCGTTCGCTGCACTGATTGCGATTGGCTTCGCGGGCTTCGTATTCGTTGAAATCCGGCTGAAACCGACTCTATTGGAACTCGCAGAGGCGCGGGCGAGGGTAATCGCCACATCGGCACTGAACGATGCTCTCTCAGAAGCCGGGGCGATGGAGATAAAGTACGAGGACCTCATGGACTGGAAAACTGATGGCCAGGGCAACATCGTGGCGGTTCAGCCGAATACTGGGGAGATCAACAGAATTGCCGCGACCACCACAACAAGGGTACAGGACGCTCTGCGGGGCATCGAGAGCGTGAAGATCTCGGTTCCGTTCGGGCAGGTGCTCGGGAGCACTCTTCTTGCTCACATGGGCCCCTGGCTTACGGTTAGGATGATACCCATAGGAGTAGTCAGCACCACAGTGACTGACCAGTTTGACACGGCAGGGATCAACCAGCTCCGACACAGGATATTCCTTGAGATCGAAGCATACGTGAAGATACTAGTGCCGCTGGTGAGCTCGAGTGTGATTGTGGCATCGAGCATGCCGATTGCCGAGGCCATCATCCTAGGAGACGTTCCTAACTTCTACGTTCATGCGGGTAATGTAGGCGAGATCATCCCGGGAGTTCTCAATCCGGGGGTGGTGGACGGGAGCAGCGCGGGAGGGTCAGGAACACCCAGCAAGTAG